The following are encoded in a window of Streptomyces griseiscabiei genomic DNA:
- a CDS encoding MFS transporter, protein MKTAPVTIRRSRVLLTGYFFGLGVVMAIFGARMPAVQQAAHLSTARLALVLLAAALGMVAGLQAAGRLARPERLPALLTSGATSLAGCLALLGQGDTLPMLLTAALAFGIAHGVLDVAVNSAAVRCQNAAGRPIMSSLHAAYSIGALAGAALAAATAHTTHSTLFLATGLALTCATLAAATATRSLDGSDEPPESAGLPPSRTRPALSSTRLWLLGALAASCLLGEGAAADWAAVHLHSLDASTAVSATAFALYSAAMALGRLTGDRLTAAFGTPAVVRAGGILAAAGLTAGVVTTSTPAALTGWALFGLGLSITVPCLITAAGVGGPRAVATVSVTGYLGLLAGPALIGALATLTTLSTALLLPALLAATVAALAPKALEKPTP, encoded by the coding sequence ATGAAGACGGCACCCGTGACTATCCGCCGCAGCCGCGTCCTGCTGACCGGCTACTTCTTCGGTCTCGGCGTGGTGATGGCCATCTTCGGCGCCCGGATGCCGGCCGTTCAGCAGGCCGCCCACCTGAGCACCGCCCGCCTCGCCTTGGTGCTGCTGGCCGCCGCGCTCGGCATGGTCGCCGGACTCCAGGCCGCGGGCCGACTCGCCCGGCCGGAGCGCCTTCCAGCACTGCTCACCTCGGGCGCCACCAGCCTCGCCGGATGCCTCGCCCTCCTGGGCCAAGGCGACACACTGCCGATGCTGCTCACCGCCGCCCTCGCGTTCGGTATCGCGCACGGTGTCCTGGACGTGGCCGTCAACTCCGCCGCAGTGCGCTGCCAGAACGCCGCCGGCAGACCCATCATGTCCTCCCTCCACGCCGCCTACTCCATCGGCGCGCTCGCGGGAGCCGCACTGGCCGCCGCCACCGCCCACACCACGCACAGCACCCTCTTCCTCGCCACCGGCCTCGCCCTCACCTGCGCCACGCTCGCAGCCGCCACCGCGACCCGATCCCTGGACGGCTCCGATGAACCGCCCGAATCGGCGGGCCTTCCACCGAGCCGGACGCGGCCGGCACTTTCCTCCACACGACTGTGGCTGCTGGGCGCCCTGGCGGCCTCGTGCCTGCTGGGAGAGGGAGCGGCAGCCGACTGGGCCGCCGTCCACCTGCACAGCCTGGATGCATCGACGGCCGTCAGCGCAACGGCGTTCGCGCTCTACAGCGCGGCGATGGCGCTCGGACGGCTCACCGGCGACCGGCTCACCGCAGCTTTCGGCACCCCCGCGGTTGTACGGGCCGGCGGGATCCTCGCCGCAGCCGGACTCACCGCCGGCGTCGTCACCACCAGCACGCCGGCGGCCCTGACCGGCTGGGCCCTGTTCGGGCTCGGCCTGTCCATCACCGTGCCCTGCCTGATCACGGCCGCAGGCGTCGGTGGCCCTCGGGCCGTGGCCACGGTCTCCGTCACCGGCTACCTCGGCCTGCTCGCCGGACCCGCCCTCATCGGCGCCCTCGCCACCCTCACCACCTTGTCCACGGCACTGCTGCTGCCCGCCCTCCTCGCCGCAACCGTCGCCGCCCTCGCCCCCAAAGCCCTGGAGAAACCCACCCCGTGA
- a CDS encoding HAD family hydrolase produces MTHTSTSPTGVDAVILDYNGVIGLQPSTAMWTRLADLAEWPDGHLPSFQTVFWHARDRYDAGELSDLAYWATVLGHHPGPRWLRTLRDADTAMWTRTDPHVLDTLYRARAAGLPMVLLSNAPAHLSNVLDVTDWRRELMDDALYSARLGLCKPHPAAYEHALAATGVTNPERVLFVDDRDDNCQAAADLGLRTLHYTGQPTDLAEQLLPALTGS; encoded by the coding sequence GTGACCCACACATCCACCTCCCCGACCGGCGTGGACGCCGTGATCCTCGACTACAACGGCGTCATCGGCCTCCAGCCCAGTACGGCCATGTGGACCCGCCTCGCCGACCTCGCCGAATGGCCCGACGGACACCTCCCCTCCTTCCAGACAGTCTTCTGGCACGCCCGTGACCGCTACGACGCGGGCGAACTGAGCGACCTCGCCTACTGGGCCACCGTGCTCGGACACCACCCCGGCCCACGCTGGCTGCGCACCCTGCGCGACGCCGACACCGCCATGTGGACCCGCACCGACCCACACGTCCTTGACACCCTGTACCGCGCCCGCGCCGCCGGGCTGCCGATGGTGCTGCTCTCCAACGCGCCCGCCCACCTCAGCAACGTCCTGGACGTTACCGACTGGCGGCGCGAGCTGATGGACGACGCCCTCTACTCGGCCCGCCTGGGCCTGTGCAAGCCGCATCCGGCCGCGTACGAACACGCCCTGGCCGCCACCGGCGTCACCAACCCCGAACGCGTGCTGTTCGTCGACGACCGCGACGACAACTGCCAGGCCGCCGCCGACCTGGGCCTGCGCACGCTCCACTACACCGGCCAGCCCACCGACCTGGCCGAACAGTTGCTCCCCGCCCTCACCGGTTCCTGA
- a CDS encoding serine/threonine-protein kinase, whose product MPGVRCAFWEPWAGGHGYASGRVGRDLGGAVRAGEQVAGRYALVEQIGRGGMGEVWKAHDLESRAFVAVKLLLAEVGDEEAVARFRREARIGARIRHPGVVPVYDAGQDAGQPFIVMELLEGSDLSSLLDRTPGGLPLHEAVHLALEISEILAAAHEEGVVHRDLKPENLFREADGRVRICDFGIARTADSTTGLTVTGQAFGTPAYMAPEQWSGAQVDARCDLYAFGCVLYTLLTGSPPFSGHPHFLMRQHLEVTAPPLRSRRADTPFELDRLVAALLQKDPARRPDSAREVSAVLSRIRNLPGGILPVAQALGGHPIEGPLVAGLLARVRTSTEIFTLAQAAYLATRVSPGLALELVEAAESRMWELESDPAAFMAALREVSLCWNTLAPRRVSSLVAAATERFGHIQWFARKVSELPRFDMNREMAAVRRRPPGKEADQAWAKLMICIGDTKLAMSWLGRISDPVAREQALIHIAENASDRDMDEAMRTLSMLSFQWAFIQGLAAISFRRGTHWSDPAGAGHFLECARKEEAAYLPESEPDQEDGRALMSSAIERADRWVRLHERDVHRRAPLDGTTARARGAAIPNPPVSHQVLLDLAYECFGRPLPGPFGTELIDAVSTRAPVPLELLDTITA is encoded by the coding sequence ATGCCGGGCGTCCGGTGCGCCTTCTGGGAGCCGTGGGCGGGCGGTCATGGGTACGCTTCCGGACGGGTGGGCCGGGACTTGGGGGGTGCTGTGCGGGCAGGCGAGCAGGTGGCGGGGAGATATGCCCTGGTGGAACAGATCGGCCGCGGAGGCATGGGGGAGGTGTGGAAGGCCCACGACCTGGAATCGCGTGCGTTCGTGGCCGTGAAGCTGTTGCTGGCCGAGGTGGGGGACGAGGAGGCTGTGGCCCGGTTCCGCCGCGAGGCCCGGATCGGTGCGCGGATACGGCACCCGGGAGTCGTCCCCGTGTACGACGCGGGTCAGGACGCGGGGCAGCCGTTCATCGTCATGGAACTCCTAGAGGGCTCGGACCTGAGTTCGCTGCTCGACCGGACGCCCGGGGGCCTGCCTCTGCACGAGGCCGTGCACTTGGCCTTGGAGATTTCCGAAATACTCGCTGCCGCGCACGAGGAAGGCGTCGTGCACCGGGACCTCAAGCCCGAGAACCTCTTCCGCGAGGCCGACGGACGCGTGAGGATCTGCGACTTCGGCATCGCCCGAACCGCCGACTCGACCACCGGCCTAACGGTGACAGGACAGGCTTTCGGTACCCCGGCATACATGGCTCCCGAACAGTGGAGCGGCGCCCAGGTCGATGCCCGCTGCGATCTGTACGCCTTCGGGTGCGTGCTCTACACGCTGCTCACCGGGTCCCCGCCCTTCAGCGGTCACCCGCACTTCCTGATGCGGCAGCACTTGGAGGTCACGGCACCTCCACTACGGAGCCGGCGCGCCGATACCCCCTTCGAACTGGACAGGCTCGTAGCCGCGCTGCTGCAGAAGGACCCGGCACGGCGCCCGGATTCAGCGCGGGAGGTGTCGGCGGTGCTGTCGCGGATCCGGAACCTGCCCGGCGGGATCCTCCCCGTGGCCCAGGCGCTCGGCGGCCACCCGATCGAGGGCCCACTCGTGGCCGGGCTCCTGGCGCGGGTCAGGACCTCGACGGAAATCTTCACTCTCGCCCAAGCGGCCTATCTGGCGACCCGGGTGAGTCCCGGGCTCGCCCTGGAGCTGGTGGAGGCCGCCGAGTCACGGATGTGGGAGCTGGAATCCGATCCGGCAGCCTTCATGGCCGCGCTCCGCGAGGTATCCCTGTGCTGGAACACTTTGGCGCCGCGACGGGTGTCGAGCCTGGTGGCCGCAGCGACGGAACGGTTCGGCCACATCCAGTGGTTCGCGCGCAAGGTCTCCGAGTTGCCGAGGTTCGACATGAACCGCGAGATGGCAGCGGTCCGGCGTCGTCCGCCCGGGAAGGAGGCCGACCAGGCGTGGGCCAAGCTGATGATCTGTATCGGGGACACCAAGCTGGCCATGTCCTGGCTGGGCAGAATCTCGGATCCGGTCGCACGCGAGCAGGCCCTGATCCATATCGCCGAGAACGCGTCGGACAGGGACATGGACGAGGCCATGAGGACGCTCTCCATGCTCTCCTTCCAGTGGGCCTTCATCCAGGGCCTGGCCGCCATTTCGTTCCGCCGGGGAACCCATTGGTCCGATCCGGCCGGGGCCGGACACTTCCTGGAATGCGCCCGCAAGGAAGAGGCCGCTTACCTCCCTGAGTCCGAGCCCGACCAGGAAGACGGCCGGGCCCTCATGTCCAGCGCCATCGAGCGCGCCGACCGGTGGGTCCGCCTACATGAAAGAGATGTCCACCGGCGGGCCCCGCTCGACGGAACCACTGCGCGTGCCCGGGGAGCAGCGATCCCCAACCCGCCTGTCAGCCACCAGGTGCTGCTGGACTTGGCGTACGAATGCTTCGGAAGACCCCTCCCGGGCCCGTTCGGCACCGAGCTGATTGACGCCGTGAGCACACGTGCGCCCGTTCCGCTGGAGCTCTTGGACACCATCACCGCGTAA
- a CDS encoding DUF2461 family protein codes for MRGQFTGWPEQAMDVLWQLQGEPTHATRERYRADRERMVRQPMITLLNEVADTDPRYEDFSVWHYRTDSWWWQHQGAVIRLGRKIEIGLRFSLDGLRIQGAWWYPDPGQVDMFRKAVASERSGRELSAIVEDVRKKGYDISGDVMKRPPRGYPTDHSRANLLRHRSLIAARPLGCEEWLHTPEAVDRVLSAAADLDALLMWLVRHVKRAA; via the coding sequence ATGCGCGGACAGTTCACCGGCTGGCCGGAGCAGGCCATGGACGTGTTATGGCAGCTCCAGGGCGAACCGACCCACGCGACCCGCGAGCGCTACCGCGCGGACCGCGAACGCATGGTCCGGCAGCCGATGATCACCCTGCTCAACGAGGTCGCGGACACCGACCCCCGGTACGAGGACTTCTCCGTCTGGCACTACCGCACCGACTCCTGGTGGTGGCAGCACCAGGGCGCGGTGATCCGGCTCGGCCGCAAGATCGAGATCGGTCTCCGGTTCTCCCTGGACGGCCTGCGGATCCAAGGCGCCTGGTGGTACCCCGACCCCGGCCAGGTGGACATGTTCCGCAAAGCAGTGGCCTCCGAGAGGAGCGGCCGCGAACTGTCCGCCATCGTCGAGGACGTGCGGAAGAAGGGCTACGACATCTCCGGGGACGTGATGAAACGCCCCCCGCGCGGCTATCCGACGGACCACTCCCGTGCGAACCTGCTGCGCCACCGTTCACTGATCGCCGCCCGTCCACTCGGCTGCGAGGAGTGGCTGCACACCCCCGAGGCGGTCGACCGGGTCCTCTCGGCCGCCGCCGACCTAGACGCCCTGCTGATGTGGCTGGTCCGCCACGTGAAGCGCGCCGCCTGA
- a CDS encoding ISL3 family transposase, whose protein sequence is MVDVLLQDLWFHQVEGVVIENVVPDGDLVAVRARAAAERAVCPACGTRSSRVHSRYVRRLADSAVGGRRVLIELQVRRFRCGQRSCRQATFAEQVDGLTVRHGRRSTGLQRVLERVAVMLAGRPGARLSQALAAGVSRSTLLRLIRRLPEPQTSTPRVLGVDDFALRKGHNYGTILIDIETHQPIDLLPDRTTSTVARWLAEHPGVEVICRDRSTAYAEAGRLGAPNAIHVADRWHIWSNLAEAVEKTVVQHRALLREPHAPSTTRVAADMENTNLEPSPPTGPRTTGRLSDRVREQHTAVHALLDQGVGLRAIARQLGLARNTVRRFAGAADPDELLVGRWTGRTSILDPYKPHLHRRWDEGCTVARRLFEEVRERGYTGGESVVKKYVAKLRENFPHNPPRKAPSTRDVTSWLTRHPDRLTDDQAQQLKTILTRCPALDRTSHHVRAFAELMNDRQGKHLDRWIAGVQADDLPALHTFVTGLGQDLDAVVAGLSLRYSSGAVEGHNNKIKMLKRQMFGRANFDLLRKRVLLAARGRS, encoded by the coding sequence GTGGTTGATGTCCTCCTCCAGGACCTGTGGTTCCACCAGGTCGAAGGTGTCGTGATCGAAAACGTCGTGCCTGACGGCGATTTGGTGGCAGTGCGGGCCCGGGCTGCTGCCGAGCGGGCCGTGTGTCCGGCGTGCGGGACACGTTCGTCCCGGGTGCACAGCCGATACGTACGTCGGCTCGCCGACAGCGCGGTCGGCGGGCGCCGGGTGCTGATCGAGTTACAGGTGCGGCGTTTCCGCTGTGGTCAACGTTCCTGCAGACAGGCGACGTTTGCCGAGCAGGTCGACGGACTGACGGTTCGCCACGGCAGACGCAGCACCGGCCTGCAGAGGGTGCTGGAGCGCGTGGCGGTAATGCTGGCCGGCCGCCCCGGCGCCCGCTTGTCTCAGGCTCTGGCGGCTGGGGTGAGCAGGTCGACGCTGCTGCGGTTGATCCGCCGCCTGCCGGAGCCCCAGACCTCGACACCGCGGGTGCTCGGGGTGGACGACTTCGCGCTCCGCAAGGGCCACAACTACGGCACGATCCTGATCGACATCGAAACCCACCAGCCCATCGACCTGCTGCCGGACCGGACGACGTCGACAGTCGCCCGGTGGCTCGCCGAGCATCCCGGCGTCGAGGTGATCTGCAGAGACCGCTCCACGGCCTATGCCGAGGCCGGACGGCTCGGCGCCCCGAACGCCATCCACGTCGCGGACCGATGGCACATCTGGTCGAACCTGGCCGAGGCCGTCGAGAAGACGGTCGTCCAGCACCGAGCTCTGCTGCGGGAACCGCACGCCCCCTCCACTACCAGGGTCGCCGCGGACATGGAGAACACGAACCTCGAACCGTCCCCTCCCACCGGGCCGCGGACAACCGGCCGGCTCTCCGACCGCGTCCGTGAACAGCACACGGCGGTCCACGCTCTCCTCGACCAAGGCGTCGGACTGCGCGCGATCGCCCGCCAGCTCGGGCTGGCCCGCAACACGGTCCGCCGCTTCGCAGGCGCCGCGGACCCGGACGAGCTCCTGGTCGGCCGGTGGACCGGCCGCACCAGCATCCTCGACCCCTACAAGCCCCACCTGCACCGGCGGTGGGACGAGGGCTGCACCGTCGCCCGCCGCCTGTTCGAGGAAGTCCGCGAGCGCGGCTACACCGGCGGCGAGAGCGTCGTGAAGAAGTACGTGGCCAAGCTCCGCGAGAACTTCCCGCACAACCCGCCCCGCAAAGCACCGTCCACCCGGGACGTGACCAGCTGGCTCACCCGCCACCCCGACCGCCTCACCGACGACCAGGCCCAGCAGCTCAAAACGATCCTGACCCGCTGCCCCGCGCTCGACCGAACCTCCCACCACGTCCGCGCATTCGCCGAGTTGATGAACGACCGCCAAGGCAAACACCTCGACCGGTGGATCGCCGGCGTCCAGGCCGATGACCTGCCGGCCCTGCACACCTTCGTCACCGGCCTCGGCCAGGACCTCGACGCCGTCGTCGCCGGCCTCAGCCTCCGCTACAGCTCCGGCGCCGTCGAAGGTCACAACAACAAGATCAAGATGCTGAAGCGGCAGATGTTCGGCCGAGCCAACTTCGACCTACTCCGCAAACGCGTCCTCCTCGCCGCGCGAGGCCGTTCATGA
- a CDS encoding CU044_2847 family protein has product MTGAQEFPLDDGTTVRFLVSGAGEGHLGQEEDFPDGLGPPIPVARRGEAVAAIATDVLRTTLKPLGSLVQEVHDAVNAGPTPPTEVAVTFGVQLGQDLKLGIVNGSGQAHLTVTATWKPGA; this is encoded by the coding sequence ATGACCGGTGCACAGGAATTCCCGCTCGACGACGGCACGACCGTCCGGTTCTTGGTCTCAGGAGCAGGAGAAGGCCACCTTGGCCAGGAGGAGGACTTCCCGGATGGCCTCGGCCCGCCTATCCCTGTGGCCCGACGCGGAGAGGCAGTTGCTGCCATCGCCACCGACGTGCTGCGTACCACACTCAAGCCGCTCGGCTCCCTGGTCCAAGAGGTGCACGACGCAGTGAACGCCGGGCCCACACCACCCACCGAGGTCGCCGTGACCTTCGGCGTGCAGCTCGGGCAGGATCTGAAACTGGGAATCGTGAACGGCAGTGGGCAGGCGCATCTTACGGTCACCGCCACCTGGAAACCCGGGGCGTGA
- a CDS encoding nSTAND1 domain-containing NTPase, with the protein MTAAWESDVLEPSHVRIRSSAGEVVGAGFLIAPDVVCTCAHVVVRALGGPNDADRTGKPVNLDFPLVDGRPRVRAIVESWQRGGADVAVLRLDAPVEGARPAPLVDGTGVWGHTFRAFGYPEHVDHGVWAWGTLRARQGSGLLQMEAHQPGPRILEGFSGGPVWDDAQGGVVGMTVTAHKGASTAYLLPSAALVDEGILKPRCPFKGLSAFTEDDAGFFHGRDSEIDRLYTAVGRRPVTLVAGPSGCGKSSLVRAGVLPRLRAEGMSVTELRPVPGIPASDLLAGSLIGILEPDLDESDRSDKVDKWAERLKTRNGYPVTLRSRVLARADGAGHVLFVDQLEEYAGAEPDEARVLFGLLATLAGKDGEAVLRVVATTRPDSLDVLVTPGTSDLVSDAVQFLAPLAADELARAVTAPVDAVPGLWFEQGLPERIVADAGNEPGRMPLVQFALTELWKRRASSMLTHAAYDQLGGVAGALVKYAEETISGLTRAQQSSAERLFVQLARPGDGDVFSRRPTPADDLADELCDLAQELAPSKLVVLSRATGRAGDVEIIDLAHEALIQLWPRLRQWLVGSRDFRVWQEQLRADLNRWQTHHEPARLLNGTDLAEAERRLADHPQDISPDERGYIQLSRRHSRRGTRLKQGAVGALSVLTVLAVVLALSTWQSLKRTEQQLRTQAAGLLAQAAEGRPHSDPATALQLALAAWNAKPTAETRQTLLHQYARGQYVVGSYPSVWRGRVLGMDATPDGRVLVVRSTRGGGGQATISVVTGALQGKPRAKELSGFPEETEVTALSPDGRFFAAAAAGGAVRLWQLSGSKQPILLDLGDHDVPEKLRFTLDFSSDGKRLLLTMTDNTFECAEDIQQCVPAFAEAWQTSSGSRIRVADKLLPVRGLKEAAFTSRGDTIVTTSYINADLQKRIEIRDLTTGRLWYTSTTRDKNAAELRAGGEILMTTTTITGEGDTRYSQTLGRIPGRKTDLRPTDGVFELDASLGYGIDNAPYPLGPGVGDGGYAEPILTDLRNGHSYRTRIPTAGNTPAEYTGMAAVPRAGGGLTLLVPIGTTLMAVRTEATGNEVFQQRDTARELYASSPDGRFVAHTTAQRLEVMDASRTRLQSVKLPASGHNIDWIGSWTADSQRIVVWSTTRGLYRSYSVKDLSDSVPLKDVVPDMKELDGMAALGGSEMALLTSNGMLARFDAVDAALLSQPFLVHPVSSDNFDGSKAASHGQLVARPGHPGQVAAITRVGSVRGEILLWDVRSPRRITTFSGPGIEGGDLQAVAESLTFNSDGTYLAVQNVDGLVRVWDVDRGKPLTRSAPRSSSDIQVGFGPGNSVVTYLYDKKQIQIYDLMGDGASTTMQVDDAWTVAFMDGPRLAIDTPGLRQTLDLRAEAQFRILCAAAGRAYTKAERKLLPQGTPSEPPCA; encoded by the coding sequence GTGACTGCGGCATGGGAGAGCGACGTCCTTGAGCCGTCGCATGTGCGTATCCGGTCGAGCGCCGGTGAAGTGGTTGGCGCGGGATTTCTCATAGCCCCCGATGTGGTGTGCACCTGCGCCCATGTCGTCGTTCGCGCGCTCGGGGGACCGAACGACGCAGACCGAACCGGCAAGCCGGTGAACCTCGATTTCCCGCTGGTGGATGGCCGCCCCCGGGTGCGGGCGATCGTGGAGTCCTGGCAACGCGGCGGGGCGGATGTCGCGGTGCTGCGGCTCGACGCCCCTGTTGAGGGCGCGCGGCCAGCGCCGCTCGTCGACGGGACCGGCGTATGGGGGCACACGTTCAGGGCGTTCGGCTACCCGGAGCACGTCGACCACGGCGTATGGGCCTGGGGCACGCTGCGTGCCAGGCAGGGCTCGGGCCTGTTGCAGATGGAGGCACACCAGCCGGGGCCGCGCATCCTGGAAGGGTTCAGCGGAGGGCCGGTCTGGGACGACGCTCAGGGCGGCGTCGTCGGGATGACGGTCACCGCTCACAAGGGTGCGAGCACCGCGTACCTGTTGCCGTCGGCCGCGCTGGTCGACGAAGGGATCCTGAAGCCGCGCTGCCCGTTCAAGGGGCTCTCAGCGTTCACGGAGGACGACGCGGGGTTCTTCCACGGGCGGGACAGCGAGATCGACCGTCTGTATACGGCCGTTGGCAGGCGGCCGGTGACGCTGGTGGCGGGGCCCTCGGGGTGCGGGAAGTCGTCCCTCGTGCGGGCCGGGGTACTGCCCCGGCTGCGGGCTGAGGGTATGAGTGTGACCGAGCTGAGACCGGTGCCCGGTATTCCCGCCTCTGACCTGCTCGCAGGGTCTCTCATCGGGATCCTGGAGCCGGACCTCGACGAGTCCGACAGGTCCGACAAGGTCGACAAGTGGGCGGAGCGTCTCAAGACCCGCAACGGCTATCCCGTCACCTTGCGCAGTCGGGTCCTCGCCCGCGCCGACGGCGCCGGACACGTCCTCTTCGTCGATCAGCTGGAGGAGTACGCGGGCGCCGAACCGGACGAGGCACGTGTGCTGTTCGGGCTGCTCGCCACCTTGGCGGGCAAGGATGGTGAGGCTGTGCTGCGGGTCGTCGCCACCACCCGGCCCGACTCCCTAGACGTCCTGGTGACACCCGGTACGTCCGACCTGGTCAGCGACGCCGTGCAGTTCCTCGCGCCTCTGGCCGCCGATGAGCTGGCGCGGGCGGTGACCGCGCCGGTCGATGCCGTGCCGGGGTTGTGGTTCGAACAGGGTTTGCCGGAGCGGATCGTGGCGGACGCGGGCAATGAACCCGGGCGGATGCCGCTGGTCCAGTTCGCCCTGACGGAGCTGTGGAAGCGGCGTGCCTCCTCGATGCTCACCCATGCCGCCTACGACCAGCTGGGAGGCGTCGCGGGTGCTCTCGTCAAATACGCGGAAGAGACCATTTCAGGATTGACGCGAGCTCAACAGTCCTCTGCTGAACGGCTGTTCGTGCAACTGGCCCGACCCGGTGACGGCGACGTCTTCTCCCGCAGGCCCACGCCCGCCGACGATCTAGCCGACGAACTCTGTGACCTGGCACAGGAGCTGGCTCCGAGCAAACTCGTCGTTCTCTCCCGAGCCACTGGCCGTGCGGGGGACGTGGAGATCATCGACCTGGCGCACGAGGCTCTGATCCAGCTGTGGCCACGCCTGCGGCAATGGCTCGTCGGCTCCCGGGACTTCCGCGTATGGCAGGAACAGCTCAGGGCCGACCTGAACCGCTGGCAGACACACCACGAGCCCGCCCGCCTGTTGAACGGAACCGACCTCGCCGAAGCCGAGCGCAGGCTGGCCGATCACCCCCAGGACATCTCCCCCGACGAGCGCGGCTACATACAGCTCAGCCGTCGCCACTCGCGGCGCGGCACCCGCCTCAAGCAGGGCGCCGTCGGTGCACTGTCCGTTCTCACGGTGCTCGCCGTAGTGCTGGCGCTCTCGACGTGGCAGAGCCTCAAGCGCACCGAACAACAACTCCGTACCCAGGCCGCCGGCCTGCTGGCCCAGGCTGCTGAAGGTCGGCCGCACAGCGACCCCGCCACCGCGCTGCAGCTCGCCCTGGCTGCGTGGAATGCGAAACCGACCGCCGAGACCCGGCAGACTCTGCTGCACCAGTACGCGCGAGGGCAGTACGTGGTGGGCAGCTATCCGTCGGTGTGGCGTGGGCGGGTACTTGGCATGGACGCCACGCCGGACGGGCGCGTACTCGTCGTGCGGTCGACGCGCGGTGGCGGCGGCCAGGCAACGATCAGCGTGGTGACGGGGGCTCTACAAGGCAAGCCCAGGGCCAAGGAGTTGAGCGGCTTTCCGGAGGAGACAGAGGTGACCGCCCTGAGCCCCGACGGCCGCTTCTTCGCAGCGGCCGCAGCAGGCGGCGCGGTGCGACTGTGGCAGCTGAGCGGCTCAAAGCAGCCCATCCTTTTGGATCTCGGTGATCACGATGTCCCCGAAAAGCTGAGGTTCACCCTGGACTTCAGCAGCGACGGGAAGCGGCTGCTGCTGACGATGACCGACAACACCTTTGAGTGCGCCGAAGACATACAGCAGTGCGTCCCCGCATTTGCCGAGGCGTGGCAGACATCCTCGGGCTCCCGCATCCGCGTAGCGGACAAGCTCCTCCCTGTGAGAGGGCTGAAGGAAGCCGCGTTCACCTCCAGAGGTGACACCATCGTGACGACCAGCTACATCAACGCCGACCTGCAAAAGCGCATCGAGATCAGGGACCTCACCACCGGCCGACTGTGGTACACCTCCACGACCCGCGATAAGAACGCCGCGGAGCTGCGGGCCGGAGGCGAGATCCTCATGACAACCACAACCATCACTGGCGAGGGGGACACCAGGTACAGCCAAACACTTGGCCGCATCCCAGGCCGGAAGACCGACCTGCGCCCCACCGACGGCGTGTTTGAACTGGACGCCAGCCTGGGCTACGGCATCGACAATGCGCCATACCCACTCGGCCCGGGGGTAGGGGACGGGGGCTACGCCGAGCCGATCCTGACCGACCTACGCAACGGGCACTCCTACCGCACCCGCATCCCGACCGCCGGCAACACTCCCGCCGAGTACACGGGTATGGCGGCGGTGCCGCGCGCGGGCGGCGGGCTCACCCTGCTCGTGCCCATCGGCACGACACTGATGGCGGTGCGGACCGAAGCGACAGGCAACGAAGTTTTCCAGCAACGTGACACCGCGAGAGAACTCTACGCATCGTCGCCCGATGGACGCTTCGTGGCCCACACCACCGCACAGCGCCTTGAGGTCATGGACGCCTCCCGCACCCGCCTCCAGTCCGTGAAGCTTCCAGCCTCCGGCCACAACATCGACTGGATTGGATCTTGGACCGCCGACTCGCAGCGGATCGTGGTGTGGAGCACGACCCGCGGCCTCTACCGGTCGTACTCCGTGAAAGACCTGAGCGACAGCGTGCCACTCAAGGACGTCGTCCCGGACATGAAAGAATTGGACGGCATGGCCGCGTTGGGGGGCAGCGAGATGGCTCTATTGACCAGCAACGGTATGCTCGCCCGCTTCGATGCGGTCGACGCGGCCTTGCTCTCCCAGCCGTTCCTGGTCCACCCCGTGTCCAGCGACAACTTCGACGGCAGCAAGGCGGCCTCGCACGGTCAGCTCGTGGCCCGCCCAGGGCACCCCGGACAAGTAGCCGCGATCACCAGGGTAGGATCCGTCCGCGGTGAGATTCTGTTGTGGGATGTCCGTAGCCCCCGCCGGATCACCACGTTTTCCGGGCCGGGGATTGAGGGGGGCGACCTCCAGGCGGTCGCTGAATCCCTCACATTCAACTCGGACGGCACGTACCTCGCCGTGCAGAACGTCGACGGGCTGGTACGCGTGTGGGATGTCGACCGCGGAAAACCGCTGACCCGCAGCGCGCCACGCTCGTCTTCCGACATCCAGGTCGGGTTCGGACCCGGCAACAGCGTCGTCACGTACCTCTACGACAAGAAGCAGATCCAGATCTACGACCTGATGGGCGACGGTGCCTCCACCACCATGCAGGTGGACGACGCATGGACAGTGGCCTTCATGGACGGGCCTCGCCTGGCCATCGACACCCCCGGGCTGCGACAGACCCTCGACCTGCGCGCAGAAGCCCAGTTCCGCATCCTGTGCGCCGCCGCAGGACGCGCCTACACCAAGGCCGAACGCAAACTCCTGCCGCAGGGAACCCCGTCGGAACCGCCCTGCGCCTGA